CCAAGTCGGGGAAGAAGGCCTCGAAACACATGTAGTCGGTGAAGCGCCGCATCGGTCGGGCGTCACCGCGGTACACGTCGATGGCGTAGCTCATCGCCTTGAACGTGTAAAAGGAGATGCCCACCGGCAAAACGACGTGCAAGACCGGCACGATCTGCGTCGAGCTGCCGAAGAGCGCGCCAAGCGCGTTGATGTTCTCGGCGACGAAGCCCGTGTATTTGAACGCCGCGAGCAGCCCGAGGTTGGTGACGATGGACGTCGCCAGCACCAGCTTCATCTGGCGGGTCCGCACGACCTCGGGGCCGATCACGGGCGGCAAGCCGTCGACGTCGGGCAGCCGTGACATCTTCAGAAGCAAGAGGCCGCACACGTAGTCGACGCTCGAGCCGAAGAACATGATCACGGCCCAGCTCGGGTTCGCCCAGCCGTAAAATACGTAGCTCGACACGGCGATGAGGGCCGTGCGGGCCCGGCCCGGCAGGGCGTAGTACGCGGCCAGTACCAGCGGCAAGAAGTAGAACAGGAAGATATGGCTGGAAAAGACCATCTCAGCGACTCACGGGGCCCACGGGCGCCAGCCCTTGTCCTTCATCGTCGCGAGCGCTCGTTGCACCCAGGTGCGATGGCCGTCCAGATTGAAGTGATGGTCGTCTTGCATGCCCACACCCTCGGCCGAGACGAGCGCGAAGTTCGACACCACGCTCGGGCACCTTTCGATCTCGGGACGGATGGCGGTCGCCACGGCGCCGCCGACCACGAACTCGCCCGAGCCTTCCACCTCGTAGTCGTTCATCAATGCAGGCAGCGTGGGCTCGCCGACATCGTTGCGAATGGCGGTCACGAGAGTATTGATGCATTCGGGAAAACCGGAGCGATCGGCGGCAGTACCGTGTCGCTCGGTGATCCCGAGATAGATGAAGATACCGCCGAAGGTCACCCGCCCCTTGATAGCCTTCGGGGCGGCGATCAGCTTGTCGTAGTAGAGGCCGCCCGGAACGAACTGGGAGCAGTAGGCCGAGGGCCACCCGAATCCGAGCGAGATGAAGTAGTAGTCGGGCGCGAGCATCGCGGCTTCCTTGACCAGCGCCGTACCCGGCCCGCCGGCGTCGGTGTCACCCGCGGTTTTCGGCTCGATCGCGAGCTCCGGCGCCGAGCCAGGGTGGTACATGAAGGCGTGCGGATGGGTCTCCGTGAAATGGAACGGGCGTGAGCTCTGGGGCCTCGTGGCGCGACCGGCCATGTTGGAGTGACCGATGTGAATGAAGGCGATCGCGCGCTCCCTCGGGACGTCCACGCCTCCAAGGTTGATGGTCACGCCCGAAGGCGCCGGCCCACCGCCGGACCCCGCGTCGCTGGTCCCGCTGCTCCCGCCGCCGCCGCTCCCGCTCGCCGCGGTCATGACACCGCCGACCGAAGCTCCACCCGTGGTGGTCCCCGCTCCAGCGCCGCTCGAAGGCCCGAAGTCGTCCCCCGCCCCGACGGACTGCGTGTCGTGCGGATGCTCGGCGACCCCGCAGGCGAGCCCGCCGACCAGCGCGAACAAGGAAACGAGCGCCCACCGAGACCTGGACAGGCTCACGTTGAGAAGTGGTTTCATCGTCGACTCTCCTCCAAGTTCACCAAAATCCGCGTCGCTTCGGGGTCGAAAGGCCGGACGCGCAAGGCACGCCGTAGAAAGCCCAGGCCTTGCGCCGATTCGCCCCTTCGCAGGGCGATCAACGCCATGAGATTCAGGCTCCCGACGTCGTCGTCCTGGGAAATCAGGCTCTGCCGGGCGAGCCGCTCGGCGGCATCGAGCTCACCCGCCGCGAAGCGAAGACGCGCTTCGAGGGCCCGGGCTTGCGGCGTGTCGAGGCTCGCGAGCGTACGCTCCGCTTGCTCGAACTGACCGAGCACGCCGTGCAACGTGGCCAGGCTCAGACGTGCCGCGGCGTGCACCTTTGGGGAATCCGCGAAGCGCTGCCCCAGCTGGACCAAGGTGCGGTCCGTCTCGCTGGCTTCACGGAACGGCTGCTCCGCGACGCCGGGCGTGAGGTCGCGGCGAGCAAACAGCACCTCCGAGCCGTCCGTGTAGAGTAGCTTCCAATCAGCGCTCGCGTAGAGGTGGCCAATCAAGCGCTGGTAGCGCTCGGGGAACATCACCGGCAAGACCACGTAGGCGAAGGAATGGCGCGCCTGAAAAGCTTCGAAACGCTCTGGCTCGTCCGCGAGCCTCAGGTATTCGGCAAACTCGTCGGCGGTGCGCAACACGAGCCGAGTGTCAATGTACGGCCGAAACCGCGGATAGAGCCGCCAGATCAGGTAGCCTCCGTGATGATCGGCCGCAAAGACGTCGCCCCCGGGCAGCGCGTCGAGGCGCGCAGCGCTCTCGGCCGGCACCCGGAACGGGCTCGGATCCGCCAGCGGCGGCTCGCGCGCCGCCGCCGACGCCGAGACGAGCAGCAGCGCGCTCAGGAGCACCGCGTTGAGACCCACCGCCACGCGCACGCCCGCGCGGCGAAAGCTCGAGACACAAAGCCGCCGGAGCGCCGGGGCCAGATTGACCGCGAAGATCGGCGCCACGACCCAGTACAGCAGGAGCACGTTGCGGTTGCTCATCAGCGCCAGCCCGGCGAAGCCGAGCAGCAGCAGCGCATGGCTCAGTCTCAAGCGGCGCCCGGCCAGGAGCACGGACAGAGCGAGCAGCGCCAAACACCATTTGAAGTGCCAGAACTCGCCGTCTGACAGGCGTTCGAGCTCGAAGGGCGGCAGGTTCTCCGCCACGTCGTGGGCGAAGACCTGGTGCTCGCCGGGCAACAAGCGCCCGAGCAGCAGCGCCGGCAACGCTGCGCCGCGCAAGCCAAACGGCGTGAGACACGTCGCCAGCAAACACCCCCCTAGCGTCGCGAACAGCTGCTGTACCCGCGCCCACGGTGCCAGCGCACCGGCGTGTTCGCGCGCAAACGGCCACGCACGCGTCTGGCCAAAGCTCGCCCAGCCGAGCGCCGCCACCGCGTACGCCGCGATCACCGCGGGGCCAAGCGCCGAAAGGCCCTGGAAATTCGCCCAAACCAGCTGCGCCAAGGGCAATAGCAGCAGGTGCCGGACCCGGCCGTCGCGCCGAAAGCGCTCGAGCGCGAACCAGAAGAACGCGAGCAGGACGAGCGTGCCTATCACGGGCCGGACGAGCAAGAGCGAGCGAGCCGCCAGGAGCCCGCCGACCAGCGACGTCACGAGGAGCCCCCTCGCCCACGAGCCGCGCCGCGCTTCGAGCGCGAAGTAGAGGAAGCCCGCGCCCAGGCCGATCAGCGCGCACTTGACCAGAACAAGCCCGACGAGGCCGACCGCCTGGTGCACCGCGTACACCGCGAGCTGAAAAAGCCAGTGCACGTCGACCCAGGCACGCCCTTGCGCGCTGACCGAGAAGGGATCGGTGAACAGGAGCCCACGCCGAGCGACCATTTCGCGACCTGCCGCGAGGTGCCACCAGATGTCACCGTCGGCCGAAGGCGCGAGCCCCGTCGAGGCCGCACCCAGGCCGAGCAACGCCGCGACGAGCGGCGTGCGATGGCGGAGCAGGGCGGCGACGGGCAACATGACCACTTCTCAGAACGGTGAGACGGTGAAGCCGATGCCTGCCGTCCACGGCTGCAGGCTCGCGCCCTGGCTGCTGCTCTCGGCGCCGTCGACGACTCCGCGCTTGTCCCAGCCGAGCGGCAGCGACACGCCCCCCAGGATCGCCAGCCAGGCGTTCGACCACTCCACGGCGAGCGTGCCGGTGACTGCCCACAGCTGCACCTCCTGGTCAAGCCCACGGTCACGATCCGCACCGAAGAAATGCGACAGCGACAGGCCGAGCGACGGCACCAGCGGCCCCCAGAAATAGCCCGAGTAGCCGTAGATCGCGGCCGCCGGTGCGCGGTAGTTGCCCAGCTCGTTTTCCCCGCCGCGGTAGCCGAACGAGCCGCCCAGCACGATCAGCCCCCACGTCTTGTCGATCGTATGGTCGAGCGTCAGGCTGCCGCTCACCTTGCCAAGGCCAAGCTGCTTTTCCTGCGTGAGATAGTCGTTCTTGTACTGGGCGTCGTGCACGCCGGTCGGGACACCGACCTGCAACGTCAGGCTGGTAGAGTTGATCTCGCCGAAGCGCCGCGTGACGAACCCCGCGACGTCGCCCACGCCGGAGTTCGAGACGTCCACGGGCAGGCCGTAGTAGTCGCGGTAGTACTTGTAGAGCAGCGGAACCACGAGCCCCACATTCCATTTCTCGTTCAAATTACGCGAAACTTGAGGGCTGAGGCTGAGGTTGTAGCCGTCGTCCAGGTGAGTGTACGTGCCGAGTGTTTGCTGCTCGAATAGCCCCCCGGTCACGCTGTGGCCGATCCACTTGATTCCGCCCCCCGCGCCCGTGGAGCTACCGGCTCCGCAGCCGCCGATCGTCTCCCAGCTCGAGAGCAGGCCTTCCAGCCGTGAAACTCGTAAAGACAGCGCTGGTCCGAGCTCGGCGAGCGCGTCGCCTCGCTCGCCGAGAGTCGCCTCCAGGCGGGCCACTCGCGCATCGTTTTGCCGAGCCGCGCGCTCGGCCGCAATGAACGGAAAGCTGGCGACCGCGGCCAAACCACATGTGACCAGCCAGGCGCCCGGGACACGTAGTCGTCTGAAGTTCAATCGAGTTTCTCCCGAGCGCAAGGTCAAGCTGGGTCGACCTGGAGGCACCAATAGCGAACGCTCCCGCGATCCGTAGCGGCATATTCGTCTACGAGTGCACCTTTCCAGATGGCTTTCAGATCAGCCGTCAACTTCATCGTGTGAACGTCGCCTTGGTTGAAGCTGCGCAGCTTGCCGCCGACCTGCTCCTTCATTTTGTCCTTGATCTTGGAGCGCGGCACGAGCGGCTTGTAGTGCGCGACAAGGATGAACTGCTTGTCGAGCGGCCCGCCCTGGACCTGGTAGCGCATCACGTAGGCGTAATCGTACAGGTCATCGGGGGGCATCTTGGAGGGAATTTCAACGAGCTTTGCCGTCAATTCCAGGGGTGCCACCCCGTCCGCCCGGGCGCTCCGCTCGACACCGGCTACGGCGAGCAGCAGCATGCTCATAAACGCTTGGCGACCAAAGTGGCGTCGGCTCGAATGCATCATCGTCGAAGAATAGGGCGAGAAAGGTCGATCTCGCAACAAGGCACGCGCCGATTCTCGAAATGAAGCAACCCACGCCGGAGATCGCTCCAGGCTGTCGGCATCTTTCCACCGTGAGGGCAGCACCACCGCTGGTAATTTACGGCGGGGTGCGCGAGAGCCGCCATGGTGACCGAGCCAAGCAGCATCGCCCGCTTCCTCTCCGCGCTCGGCGAGCCGACCGACGTTCCTGGTCGCTCACCCGACCGGGGACCGCCGTACTGGAAGAACACCGTCCTGCGCCACAAGGCGCTCGGCGACGCCGCGTAGCGCATCGCGACAACATCCCGGGCCAGATCAACGCCCGGAGGGCGAGGTGTGCCCGCGGCACGCCGACGCGCCCCTTATCTCGCTCTGCGCCGGCTGCCGTAGGAAGATCCTCGCGGATCAGGAGCGGCCTTAGGCCAAGGTGACCCTCATAGGGATCAACCCGATCGGTAGCTCGTTCATTGAGGCGCTGCCCGACCTCTCCGGCCGATTCCGGATCATCCAGATGGCTCACCAGAAGGACGTCAAGATCGCCGAGCTGATCATCAAAGGAGAGCAAGCGGCGAACATCCGATTCACGCATCGCGATGAGCTCATCACGGTGCGACATGAGCCCGGGCGGCAGGCGGCTCGAGCTCGTCTCCGCCGGCACCTTCGGCGCGCCCGCGCGGCAATGGGTGCCGGGATACCCGCTCCAGTACAATCTCCTCCTGTTCTCCGGGGGGACGATGACGGTCGAGACGCGCTGCCGCGAGGAGGTGAATGGCGCGTGGCGGCACGACGCCAGGTGGCTGCAGGGGACGAGCAGAGACCCGTTGCCTCGGTATCAGATCCGGCTGGAGTGACGCGCCGCCCGCTGCCCGGCGCGCGCCGCCGCCTCAGATCACCCGGTCGACGAGCGGCTCCCCCCGCTCGAACCGCCGCAGGTTCGCCAGGAAATGCTCGACCTGCGCCATCGGCTCTTCGCGCCGCCCGCCAGCTGTGTGCGGCGTGATGGTGCAGCCCGGGGCGCGCCAGAGCGGGTGCTCCGGCGGCAGCGGCTCGGGATCCGTCACGTCGATGTACGCGCCCGCGATGCGGCGCGCCTCGAGCGCCTCGAGCAGCGCGGCCTGGTCCACCGTGACGCCCCGGCCGACGTTGTAGAACCACGCGTCCGGCCGCATCCGCCCGAGCAGCGCGGCCGAGACCAGCCGCCGCGTGCCCTCGGCCTCGGGCAGGCTCGAGACCACGTGATCCGCCCAGGCGAAGGCGTCGCCCAGCTCCTCCCTCACGACCACGCGGAAGGGCTCGCCGCCGCGGGGGCGGGCGCGCAGGACGCGCAGATCCACATCGAACGGGGCGAGCAGCTCGGCCAGGCGGCGGCCGATGGCGCCGAAGCCGAGGAGGAGCACCCGCCGGCCGCGCAGGAGCGCGCTCCTCGACCGCACGGAGGCGTCGGGCCAGCCGCGCGGACCGAGCTGGTTCTCGAGGCACTCGGGCAGCCGCCGCGAGGCCGAGAGCAGGAACGCGAGCGCGTGCTCCGCGCAGGGATCGGCGTAGACACCGCTGCTCGTCGTCAGGGCGGCGCCGCGGGCGGCGAGCGCGGCGCGCACGGCCGCCACGTCGTAGCGGGCATACCCCGCGGTGCTGAGGTGCACCCAGCGGAGCCGCGGCGCCGCGCACACGTCGTCCGGGTGCGGCTGGCCGAAGACGACCTCGGCGCCCAGGACGAGCGGATCCGGCTCGACGACGGCGAGGTTCTTCGCCGAGCGCGCCGCGGCCAGCTCGAGCGCGTGCGGCGCGACGCCCTCCGAGAGCGAGCGCGCCGCCTCCGCCGGCAGAACAACGGTGCTCGCGATGATCAGCCGATCCACCGACGCCTCCCCCCTCACCCGTGCACGGCGCGCCCGAACTCCCGCATCCACGCCTCCTCGTCGGCGGTGAGCGGGCCCTTCGCGAGCGCGTCGAGGTTCGCCTCCACCTCGGCGCGGCTCTTCGGCCCCGTCAGCGCGAGATCCACGTGCGGGCTGGAGAGCTGGAATCGATAGCAGTCGCCGGCCGTCATCGCCGGGCGATCCCAGCCCGTCGGCTGCTTCAGCAGCCGACGCCACGCCGTCGCCGTGTAGGCGAGGATGCTCGGCTTCGCGTCGCGCACGCGCGGGAAGATGTCACGCTCCGCGCCGGGGTGCGCGGCGTTGTAGCGGATCATGAGCAGGTCGAGCGGCGACGATTCGGCCAGGCTGCCTGCCCGCGCGCGGTCGTGGATGCTCACCCCGAGCGCCCGCACCTTGCCGCTCTCGCGCAGGTGCACGAGCTCGCGCTCGGTCGCGCTCGTCCAGGCAGACCCGACGCCGAGCCAGCCGAGCAGATAGACATCGAGGTGGTCGGTCCCGAGCTCCCGGAGCAGCTTCTCGGCGCCCCGGCGCACGCCCCAGCCGAACCAGCCGGCCTGCGCGAAGCCGACCACCGCCACGCTGTCGCGGCGCCCCTTCAGCGCCTCGCGCAGCGGGTTGCCGAGCCCGCCCGAGCGCATCGTCCAGAGGAAGAGGTTGACGCCCCGGTCCATCGCCGCGCGCACCCCGCCCTCGTCGATGCCGTAGTTCGCCGCGAGCCCGAGCCGGAAGATGCGCTTGCCGCGAAAGGCGGTCGGCGCGCGGTGGAGCCAGTCGTCCATGGGCCGGATCTTACATCACCTCCGTCGATGTCACCGGCTCCGGGGCGCCGCACATTCGCCGCCCACGGCCGCCCCGACCTGTGCGAGACTCCCGGGCCACCGATGGGCCAGGACTCGCCTCCCCGGTGCGCCGGCTGCAGCGCTCCGCTCCCGGAGAACGCCCGCTTCTGCCCCTCGTGCGGCCGGCTCGTCACCGCCCCGGATCCCGGCCCGGCCCTCGCCCCGACGGCGTTCCCCGCGACGCAGCCCGGCGCCGTCGGGCTGCCGCCAACCTCCCTGCCGCTGCCGCCGGTGCGGCTCTTGCCCGGGACGGAGATCAGCGTCTATCGCATCGAGTCGACGCTCGGCGAGGGCGGCATGGGCGTCGTCTACCGCGCTTACGACCGGGCGCGCGAGCGCATCGTGGCCGTCAAATGCCTGCACTCGAACCTCTGCGGCAACCCGGAGATCCGGCGGCGGTTCGCGCGGGAAGCGCGGGTGCTCCGCTCCTGGAGCCACGACAACGTGGTCGCCGTCTACGATTTCGTCGAGCGCGATCACCTGCTCGCGATCGTCATGGAGTACGTCGACGGGTCGACGCTGGTGCGGCACCTCGAGCGGTGGCGCGGACGCATCCCCTTCCAGGAGATCCGCGCGCTGTTCGGCGGCGTCCTCGAGGCGATGGACGAGGGGCACCGCATGGGCATCATCCACCGCGACCTCAAGCCCGACAACATCCTCGTCACGACCGGGAAAGACGGCCTCTCCCCCAAGATCGTCGACTTCGGCATCGCCAAGATCCTGGAGGGGACGACGTACACGCTGAGCGGCGCGTTCCTCGGGACGTGTTGTTACATGTCGCCCGAGCAGGTGAAGAGCCCCCACGCCGCGGATCGGCGCTCGGACATCTACTCTCTCGGCGTGACGCTCTACAAGCTGACGACAGGGCAGGTGCCGTTCGACAGCCCCAACCACTTCGCCGTGATGATGGCCCACGTCGCCGACGCCCCGGCGCCCCCCTCGTCGCTGCGCCCCGACATCCCGCCGGCCCTCGACCGGCTCGTGCTCGACGCGCTGTCGAAGGACCCGGCAGGGCGGCCGGCGTCGTGCGCGGAGTTCCGGGCGCGGCTCGACGAGGCGCTCTCGGAGTTCTCGCCCGCCCCGTCGCGGCCCTCGTCCGATGGGCGCGAGCTCGCGCCGACGGTCCGCGAGAAGACCGGCGAGCAGATGATCCTCGTCCCCGGCGGGCCGTTCCTGAGCGGGCAGCAGCGCAGGAAGGTCCATGTCGACGCCTTCTACATGGATCGCACGCCGGTCACGAACCGCCAGTTCAAGGCGTTCCTCGACGTGACCGGGTATCGCCCCGACGACGACGACGCGAGCCGGCTCCTCGCCCATTTCAGGCGCGGCGAGATCCCCGCGGGCCTCGAGGACCACCCGGTGGTGTACGTGTCGTGGGACGACGCGCGGGCCTACGCCAACTGGGCCGGCAAGCGCCTGCCGACCGAGGCCGAGTGGGAGAAGGCCGCGCGCGGCACCGACGGCCGCAAATACCCGTGGGGGCGCGCCGAGCCCGGGCCCACGCGCGCGAACTACGACAACCGCGAGGGCGGGACGGTGCCCGTCGGCTCGCTGCCGGGGGGCGCCTCCCCGTATGGCATCCTCGACCTCGCCGGCAACGTGTGGGAGTGGTGCGAGGACTACGACGATCCGCACTTCTACGCGGACGGCCCCTCCCACAACCCGCGCAACACGCGGCCTTCGGATCGGCCGCTGCTCGTGATGCGCGGCGGCTCGTGGATGTACGGCGCGCAGTCGCTCCGCACCTGGGCGCGCACGAGCTTCGAGGCGCACTACCGCTTCGCCGGCGGCGGCTTCCGGTGCGTGCGAACGGCCTCGGCGAGCTGAGGGCGCGGCGGCTGCTCGGCGCGCGCGCGGCGGCCCGGCGCGCGCTCGGCTCGTTCGGCGCGGGCGCGCGGCGCACGAGCGCCTGGTCAACCGGCGGCGGCGCGGATAGAACGCCGGGCGCAGATGCAGACGAACAAGGCCAGGGCGAGCGGCGGCGTCCGCGTGCGGCTGACCGGCGTCCGGCGCGTCTTCCCGGTGCTGGACGACGCGGGCCGCGGGCCGAGGGACG
The DNA window shown above is from Sorangium aterium and carries:
- a CDS encoding sialate O-acetylesterase, with product MKPLLNVSLSRSRWALVSLFALVGGLACGVAEHPHDTQSVGAGDDFGPSSGAGAGTTTGGASVGGVMTAASGSGGGGSSGTSDAGSGGGPAPSGVTINLGGVDVPRERAIAFIHIGHSNMAGRATRPQSSRPFHFTETHPHAFMYHPGSAPELAIEPKTAGDTDAGGPGTALVKEAAMLAPDYYFISLGFGWPSAYCSQFVPGGLYYDKLIAAPKAIKGRVTFGGIFIYLGITERHGTAADRSGFPECINTLVTAIRNDVGEPTLPALMNDYEVEGSGEFVVGGAVATAIRPEIERCPSVVSNFALVSAEGVGMQDDHHFNLDGHRTWVQRALATMKDKGWRPWAP
- a CDS encoding tetratricopeptide repeat protein, with translation MLPVAALLRHRTPLVAALLGLGAASTGLAPSADGDIWWHLAAGREMVARRGLLFTDPFSVSAQGRAWVDVHWLFQLAVYAVHQAVGLVGLVLVKCALIGLGAGFLYFALEARRGSWARGLLVTSLVGGLLAARSLLLVRPVIGTLVLLAFFWFALERFRRDGRVRHLLLLPLAQLVWANFQGLSALGPAVIAAYAVAALGWASFGQTRAWPFAREHAGALAPWARVQQLFATLGGCLLATCLTPFGLRGAALPALLLGRLLPGEHQVFAHDVAENLPPFELERLSDGEFWHFKWCLALLALSVLLAGRRLRLSHALLLLGFAGLALMSNRNVLLLYWVVAPIFAVNLAPALRRLCVSSFRRAGVRVAVGLNAVLLSALLLVSASAAAREPPLADPSPFRVPAESAARLDALPGGDVFAADHHGGYLIWRLYPRFRPYIDTRLVLRTADEFAEYLRLADEPERFEAFQARHSFAYVVLPVMFPERYQRLIGHLYASADWKLLYTDGSEVLFARRDLTPGVAEQPFREASETDRTLVQLGQRFADSPKVHAAARLSLATLHGVLGQFEQAERTLASLDTPQARALEARLRFAAGELDAAERLARQSLISQDDDVGSLNLMALIALRRGESAQGLGFLRRALRVRPFDPEATRILVNLEESRR
- a CDS encoding NAD(P)-dependent oxidoreductase codes for the protein MDRLIIASTVVLPAEAARSLSEGVAPHALELAAARSAKNLAVVEPDPLVLGAEVVFGQPHPDDVCAAPRLRWVHLSTAGYARYDVAAVRAALAARGAALTTSSGVYADPCAEHALAFLLSASRRLPECLENQLGPRGWPDASVRSRSALLRGRRVLLLGFGAIGRRLAELLAPFDVDLRVLRARPRGGEPFRVVVREELGDAFAWADHVVSSLPEAEGTRRLVSAALLGRMRPDAWFYNVGRGVTVDQAALLEALEARRIAGAYIDVTDPEPLPPEHPLWRAPGCTITPHTAGGRREEPMAQVEHFLANLRRFERGEPLVDRVI
- a CDS encoding aldo/keto reductase, producing the protein MDDWLHRAPTAFRGKRIFRLGLAANYGIDEGGVRAAMDRGVNLFLWTMRSGGLGNPLREALKGRRDSVAVVGFAQAGWFGWGVRRGAEKLLRELGTDHLDVYLLGWLGVGSAWTSATERELVHLRESGKVRALGVSIHDRARAGSLAESSPLDLLMIRYNAAHPGAERDIFPRVRDAKPSILAYTATAWRRLLKQPTGWDRPAMTAGDCYRFQLSSPHVDLALTGPKSRAEVEANLDALAKGPLTADEEAWMREFGRAVHG
- a CDS encoding bifunctional serine/threonine-protein kinase/formylglycine-generating enzyme family protein; amino-acid sequence: MGQDSPPRCAGCSAPLPENARFCPSCGRLVTAPDPGPALAPTAFPATQPGAVGLPPTSLPLPPVRLLPGTEISVYRIESTLGEGGMGVVYRAYDRARERIVAVKCLHSNLCGNPEIRRRFAREARVLRSWSHDNVVAVYDFVERDHLLAIVMEYVDGSTLVRHLERWRGRIPFQEIRALFGGVLEAMDEGHRMGIIHRDLKPDNILVTTGKDGLSPKIVDFGIAKILEGTTYTLSGAFLGTCCYMSPEQVKSPHAADRRSDIYSLGVTLYKLTTGQVPFDSPNHFAVMMAHVADAPAPPSSLRPDIPPALDRLVLDALSKDPAGRPASCAEFRARLDEALSEFSPAPSRPSSDGRELAPTVREKTGEQMILVPGGPFLSGQQRRKVHVDAFYMDRTPVTNRQFKAFLDVTGYRPDDDDASRLLAHFRRGEIPAGLEDHPVVYVSWDDARAYANWAGKRLPTEAEWEKAARGTDGRKYPWGRAEPGPTRANYDNREGGTVPVGSLPGGASPYGILDLAGNVWEWCEDYDDPHFYADGPSHNPRNTRPSDRPLLVMRGGSWMYGAQSLRTWARTSFEAHYRFAGGGFRCVRTASAS